From a single Pseudalkalibacillus hwajinpoensis genomic region:
- a CDS encoding phosphatase PAP2 family protein has translation MADSYEKWSELPYAGEKEPPHNPEEPLAGSWPDYYLRNSPPGRFETLNGRPLRLEIKPPSSIDWEKELKKVQRTLEQITPEQVKLAEYWGTGVASKQWTPIIDRLIDTYGVTAPRAARILAAVAAGMNDAFTTVWYLKYRWNVARPNQLDHDLATIVCTPRHPTYPSGHATISASTAEILSYFFPTESKRLHELANECADSRLYAGVHFPVDNEQGLRLGKQMGSLVVNELIKEENIRGQMIDIPYREDYHANLTPPPYKQVIDYNFDNKCDSTIEEPFQRHKSHSKPKLFF, from the coding sequence ATGGCAGACAGCTATGAAAAGTGGTCAGAGCTTCCTTACGCTGGTGAAAAAGAGCCACCACATAACCCAGAGGAACCTTTAGCAGGGTCTTGGCCGGATTATTACTTACGAAATAGCCCGCCTGGACGTTTTGAAACGCTAAATGGAAGACCACTGCGCTTAGAAATCAAGCCGCCCTCGTCGATCGATTGGGAAAAGGAACTTAAGAAAGTCCAGCGTACACTGGAGCAAATTACGCCAGAACAGGTAAAGTTAGCTGAATACTGGGGGACTGGAGTAGCGAGTAAACAATGGACACCGATTATTGATCGGCTGATCGATACGTATGGCGTTACTGCCCCTCGTGCAGCGCGAATCCTGGCAGCGGTCGCAGCAGGAATGAACGACGCATTTACGACAGTCTGGTATTTAAAATATCGCTGGAATGTAGCAAGACCAAATCAATTGGATCACGACCTGGCTACAATCGTCTGTACGCCACGTCACCCTACCTATCCATCAGGGCATGCGACAATCTCTGCTTCAACAGCAGAAATATTGTCCTATTTCTTCCCAACTGAATCAAAGCGACTTCATGAGCTTGCAAATGAATGTGCAGATTCAAGACTTTATGCGGGTGTCCATTTTCCAGTGGATAATGAGCAGGGACTTCGTCTCGGTAAGCAGATGGGGTCACTTGTTGTAAACGAGTTAATTAAGGAAGAGAATATTCGCGGTCAGATGATTGACATCCCTTACCGTGAAGACTATCATGCAAATCTAACTCCACCACCATATAAACAAGTTATTGATTACAATTTTGATAATAAATGTGATTCTACAATAGAAGAACCATTTCAGAGGCACAAATCCCATTCAAAGCCGAAGTTGTTTTTTTAA
- a CDS encoding HAMP domain-containing sensor histidine kinase, with protein MNRTTLRSKLIKSTLYTSIFSGIIFFLGLQIWLFFLPAASPLAFSLFLPLIVILIVFTTGNYFTYKDTGSLLNRLEDLSTHIKVLSRGKFSERMEMSDQDEIGKICSELNELAEKLQNQVASLQNLANQKAELADKARGAAIIEERQRLARDLHDAVSQQLFALNMMSSASIKLMDRDMETAKAQMIDVADLASKAQVEMRALLLHLRPIQLSDDSLCAGIEKLVEELEKKSGVHFHLTFEELPELPSGIEENLFRIVQESLGNALRHADSSDIRMTIKMKQNQILLHIKDNGTGFEANQQKKGAYGLSTMQERCDEIGGQLRIASRTGEGTLVEVRVPLGG; from the coding sequence GTGAATAGGACTACGTTACGATCAAAATTAATTAAATCGACGCTCTATACATCCATTTTCTCCGGAATCATCTTTTTTCTCGGCTTACAGATCTGGCTTTTCTTTCTTCCAGCTGCTAGCCCTCTAGCCTTTAGCTTATTCTTACCACTCATTGTTATTCTAATTGTGTTTACTACAGGGAATTATTTCACCTACAAAGATACCGGTTCATTGCTAAACCGCCTAGAAGACCTATCGACACATATTAAAGTACTCTCTAGAGGAAAATTCTCAGAACGAATGGAAATGAGCGATCAGGACGAAATAGGGAAAATCTGTTCAGAACTGAATGAACTCGCAGAAAAGCTTCAAAACCAGGTTGCTTCCTTACAAAATTTAGCAAACCAAAAAGCGGAACTAGCCGATAAAGCACGCGGCGCTGCCATTATCGAAGAACGCCAGCGTCTTGCCCGTGATCTCCATGACGCTGTTAGCCAGCAGCTTTTCGCATTAAATATGATGTCATCTGCTTCCATCAAGCTAATGGACAGAGATATGGAAACTGCAAAAGCTCAGATGATCGATGTGGCAGATTTAGCTAGCAAAGCTCAAGTTGAAATGCGAGCGCTCCTACTTCACCTGCGTCCTATACAGCTTTCAGATGATTCGTTGTGTGCAGGGATCGAAAAACTTGTGGAGGAGCTCGAAAAGAAATCTGGAGTCCACTTTCACCTTACCTTTGAAGAACTTCCGGAATTACCCAGTGGAATTGAAGAGAATCTGTTCCGAATTGTACAGGAAAGCCTCGGTAACGCGCTCCGTCATGCGGATTCATCTGATATTCGGATGACCATTAAAATGAAACAAAACCAGATTTTATTACATATCAAAGATAACGGAACAGGTTTTGAAGCAAATCAACAGAAAAAAGGCGCATACGGACTGAGTACGATGCAGGAACGCTGTGATGAAATTGGTGGTCAGCTACGGATCGCATCACGTACCGGAGAAGGAACATTAGTTGAGGTTCGTGTGCCATTAGGGGGATGA
- a CDS encoding alpha/beta fold hydrolase, which translates to MFARVQKKKKIANVILSYEYYKHALPNRQTLVFIHGFLSSSFSFRKLFPLLSKDFNLLCFDLPGFGESEKNCDIHYSLHDHGALTNALLEEMNIQKAVLVGHSMGGQIALRTCIQHPERIEKLVLLCSSSYIKSSSPALRMCSYFPFFPYCLSISMSAINLRKNFEHLVYDHKLLTKEVIDGYTTSFNEKGFYLALCRLIRDREEDLSTSALNKINFPALLIWGSDDRLVPLRVGERMKKDLPDADLLVFPHTGHLIPEERPEETSYAIRQFLMNRSHSQSE; encoded by the coding sequence ATGTTTGCCAGAGTTCAGAAAAAGAAAAAAATCGCCAATGTCATTCTTTCCTATGAATACTACAAGCATGCGTTACCAAATCGGCAAACGCTCGTTTTTATTCACGGTTTCCTCTCATCGTCGTTTAGTTTCCGTAAGCTATTTCCCTTACTTTCCAAAGACTTCAATTTATTATGCTTTGATTTACCAGGATTTGGTGAAAGCGAGAAGAACTGTGATATCCACTATTCTCTTCATGACCATGGCGCTCTCACAAATGCACTACTTGAAGAGATGAACATTCAAAAAGCTGTGCTTGTCGGACACTCTATGGGAGGCCAGATCGCGCTACGAACATGCATTCAGCATCCTGAACGCATTGAGAAGCTCGTTCTTCTTTGTAGCTCGAGCTACATTAAATCCTCATCCCCTGCCCTCAGGATGTGTTCGTACTTCCCTTTCTTTCCTTATTGCTTGAGTATCTCAATGAGTGCCATTAACCTGCGGAAGAATTTTGAACACCTCGTTTATGACCATAAGCTTCTAACTAAGGAAGTCATTGATGGCTACACCACCAGCTTTAACGAGAAAGGCTTTTATCTAGCTCTTTGTCGATTGATCCGAGATCGAGAAGAAGATCTCTCCACAAGTGCATTAAATAAAATTAACTTTCCAGCCCTGTTAATCTGGGGGTCTGATGATCGTCTCGTTCCTCTTAGAGTAGGTGAACGAATGAAAAAAGACCTACCTGATGCAGATCTTCTCGTCTTTCCACATACCGGTCATTTAATTCCTGAAGAAAGACCAGAAGAAACAAGTTATGCCATCCGACAGTTTCTCATGAATCGATCTCACAGTCAGTCAGAATGA
- a CDS encoding cell wall-active antibiotics response protein, whose translation MKQIQTGRFLAAISFVALGIFLLLINIGIISMEMTEAIVFLYPILLVLLGGKYLVEALLPSVRRKKWFTGILLLTLGLLLVLDRFSILSFSLWSFWKLWPLIFVLFGVKLLSKFRKNQGFSLVRSNSYKKPNWKVESVNDWSFVCDYDFDFSTTLIPEEETIIKLSGFVGDINIILPDDLPFKVEGSGHVVSAKIDKHNQDYVGRGHSLSYQTDDFDDSLQRLVFYLDFSVLDLRVDRI comes from the coding sequence ATGAAGCAAATACAAACAGGGCGATTTCTTGCTGCCATTTCATTCGTAGCACTGGGCATTTTTCTTCTTCTTATAAATATCGGCATTATTTCCATGGAAATGACGGAAGCGATTGTCTTTTTATATCCCATCCTGTTGGTTTTACTCGGCGGAAAGTATTTGGTCGAAGCGCTCCTTCCGTCCGTCCGACGAAAAAAATGGTTTACTGGCATTTTACTTCTGACACTCGGTCTTTTACTCGTTCTGGATCGCTTCTCCATTCTCTCGTTCAGTCTATGGAGTTTCTGGAAGCTATGGCCACTTATCTTCGTTTTATTTGGAGTAAAGTTATTGAGTAAATTTCGAAAAAACCAGGGGTTTAGCCTTGTTCGTAGTAACTCCTATAAGAAACCAAATTGGAAGGTTGAGTCAGTAAACGACTGGAGCTTCGTATGTGATTATGATTTTGATTTCTCCACCACGCTCATCCCTGAAGAAGAAACTATCATCAAACTGTCTGGATTCGTGGGTGACATTAATATTATTCTTCCAGATGATTTGCCATTTAAAGTTGAAGGAAGCGGGCATGTCGTATCTGCCAAGATTGATAAACACAATCAAGACTATGTAGGCAGGGGGCACTCCCTTTCGTACCAAACAGATGATTTCGATGACTCTCTTCAACGCCTTGTATTTTATCTTGATTTCTCTGTTCTAGATTTGCGAGTGGACCGGATTTAA
- a CDS encoding response regulator transcription factor has translation MSIKMMIVDDHDMVRKGLKAYLLTEPNFQIAGEASNGKEAVALAGEIKPDVILMDLIMPEMTGIEATKEIMTVLPSTKIIIITSFYDDEQVFPAIEAGAFSYLLKTASADEIIATVRKALLEESVIEQKVAQKMMNQLRSKPKKVLHDDLTKREKEVLLLIGEGKTNSQIAEELFIGLKTVKTHVSNILSKLDVSDRTQAAVYAIHNGIVR, from the coding sequence ATGAGCATTAAAATGATGATTGTGGATGACCATGACATGGTAAGAAAAGGATTAAAAGCCTATCTTCTAACAGAACCAAATTTTCAAATCGCAGGGGAAGCATCGAACGGCAAGGAAGCGGTCGCCCTTGCAGGCGAAATCAAGCCAGACGTCATCTTGATGGATCTCATTATGCCTGAAATGACCGGGATCGAAGCAACGAAGGAAATCATGACCGTTCTCCCTTCTACTAAAATCATTATTATTACGAGCTTTTATGATGACGAACAAGTATTTCCTGCGATTGAAGCAGGCGCTTTCAGCTACCTTCTCAAAACAGCTTCAGCAGATGAAATCATTGCTACTGTTCGTAAAGCCCTTCTTGAAGAAAGCGTCATTGAACAAAAAGTCGCTCAGAAAATGATGAATCAACTACGCTCAAAACCAAAAAAAGTCCTGCATGACGACCTAACGAAACGAGAAAAAGAAGTTCTGCTTCTGATTGGAGAAGGAAAAACAAATAGTCAGATTGCAGAAGAGTTGTTTATCGGGCTCAAAACAGTCAAAACACATGTAAGCAACATTTTAAGCAAGCTTGATGTTAGTGATCGTACCCAGGCTGCCGTGTATGCAATTCATAATGGTATCGTGCGCTAA
- a CDS encoding sodium-dependent transporter, which translates to MKSNDQWSSRFGFILASAGSAIGLGALWKFPYMAGTNGGGAFFLIFLLFTFLVGAPMLLAEFVIGRHSQQNAVSSYEKISGNPSWKWLGYLGVIASFIILSFYSVIGGWVITYLVRSFSGSLTGLPNSRYEQLFGDIIGSPATSLLTQALFLAITVAIVQFGIQKGIETASRYMMPALFVLFLVLVVRSLSLDGAMEGVAFFLQPDLSKLTAEGVLDALGQSFFALSVGISLMVTYSSYLDKSANLTGSVISVVGLNVLISFLAGLAIFPAVFAFGFEPTEGPGLIFTVLPAVFNQMALGGLFFTVFMALLLFATLTSAFSLMEIIVSTVTRGADNRKKVSWIAGLFVFVLGIPSALSFGVLADVSVFGRSIFDMMDFLASNLLMPIGALLISIFVSKKMKRTILESEVMMSSKAGQVIFPLWYGLIRFVVPAAIIIVLITSLLSY; encoded by the coding sequence ATGAAATCAAATGATCAATGGTCGTCCAGGTTCGGGTTTATTTTGGCTTCTGCCGGATCAGCTATCGGACTTGGGGCATTGTGGAAATTCCCATATATGGCTGGCACAAACGGCGGAGGCGCTTTTTTCCTTATATTTCTCCTCTTCACCTTCCTCGTTGGAGCGCCGATGCTACTAGCTGAGTTCGTTATTGGGAGACATTCGCAACAAAATGCAGTTTCTTCTTATGAAAAGATTTCAGGTAATCCAAGCTGGAAGTGGCTTGGTTATCTTGGGGTAATCGCTTCTTTTATTATCCTTTCTTTCTACAGTGTCATCGGAGGTTGGGTGATTACTTATCTCGTTCGAAGCTTTTCGGGTTCACTCACAGGGCTCCCTAACAGCAGGTATGAACAATTATTCGGGGATATCATTGGCAGCCCTGCTACATCATTACTGACGCAGGCTCTTTTCCTGGCCATTACAGTTGCTATTGTGCAATTCGGAATCCAGAAAGGTATTGAAACAGCAAGTCGATATATGATGCCGGCGCTCTTCGTGCTTTTTCTTGTACTCGTTGTTCGTTCCCTATCGCTGGATGGTGCGATGGAGGGCGTCGCCTTCTTCCTTCAACCCGATTTATCGAAACTAACGGCTGAAGGCGTACTTGATGCTTTGGGACAATCCTTCTTTGCTTTAAGTGTCGGCATATCCTTAATGGTTACGTACAGCTCGTACCTCGATAAAAGTGCCAACCTAACAGGATCTGTGATTTCCGTAGTCGGCTTGAATGTCTTGATATCATTCCTTGCAGGACTTGCGATCTTTCCAGCCGTCTTCGCGTTTGGCTTCGAACCAACTGAAGGACCCGGCCTCATTTTTACAGTTCTACCCGCCGTTTTTAACCAGATGGCTCTTGGTGGACTATTCTTCACTGTATTTATGGCGCTCTTGTTATTCGCTACGCTAACGTCGGCATTCTCCCTTATGGAGATTATCGTCTCCACCGTCACACGCGGAGCAGATAACCGGAAGAAAGTCTCATGGATTGCTGGCTTATTTGTCTTTGTACTTGGTATTCCATCAGCTCTCTCATTCGGTGTTCTAGCTGACGTTTCGGTCTTCGGACGTTCCATCTTTGATATGATGGATTTTCTGGCGAGTAACCTGTTAATGCCGATTGGCGCTCTTCTCATCTCCATTTTCGTATCGAAGAAGATGAAGCGTACTATTCTTGAAAGCGAGGTTATGATGTCTTCGAAAGCAGGACAGGTTATTTTCCCGCTCTGGTACGGTTTGATTCGTTTCGTCGTCCCAGCTGCAATTATCATTGTCTTGATTACATCATTACTTTCTTATTAA